One window of the Trueperaceae bacterium genome contains the following:
- a CDS encoding Fur family transcriptional regulator produces MSHHTWNYQATLRAAGYRVTPQRERLMDVVCAAGRRLTAQEVCDAVAQPAPDGGPAMNPATVYRNLRFLSERGLLRTVRDPEGRDRYALGGPASHHHLRCRACGTELEVDGSVTDAAYARIARATGFVVDTDHLVLEGLCAPCRAGAR; encoded by the coding sequence GTGTCGCACCACACGTGGAACTACCAAGCGACCCTCCGCGCGGCCGGCTACCGCGTCACCCCGCAACGCGAACGCCTGATGGACGTCGTGTGCGCCGCGGGACGGCGACTCACGGCGCAGGAGGTGTGCGACGCCGTCGCGCAGCCCGCGCCGGACGGGGGGCCGGCGATGAACCCGGCGACGGTGTACCGCAACCTGCGCTTCCTGAGCGAACGGGGCCTGCTGCGCACGGTCCGCGATCCGGAGGGCCGCGACCGCTACGCGCTGGGAGGCCCGGCGTCGCACCACCACCTCCGGTGCCGCGCGTGCGGCACCGAGCTGGAGGTCGACGGAAGCGTCACCGACGCGGCGTACGCGCGCATTGCGCGCGCGACCGGCTTCGTCGTCGACACCGACCACCTGGTCCTGGAGGGCCTCTGCGCCCCCTGTCGCGCCGGCGCCCGCTGA
- a CDS encoding CBS domain-containing protein translates to MLVRECMQRDPVTVAPDTPVLEAEWRMQEGGFRHLPVLDAYDRLVGIVSDRDLREAAPSDATALSRQELTYLLSRLAVKDVMSADVTTARPNEPAETAAHRMRDAKLGALPVVDDGRLVGIVTTTDMLDALVQMLEAARGASRSEPR, encoded by the coding sequence ATGCTGGTTCGCGAATGCATGCAGCGAGACCCCGTCACGGTGGCGCCCGACACGCCGGTCCTCGAAGCGGAGTGGCGCATGCAGGAGGGCGGCTTCCGGCACCTCCCGGTCCTCGACGCGTACGACCGGCTGGTCGGCATCGTCAGCGACCGCGACCTGCGCGAGGCGGCGCCGTCGGACGCGACCGCCCTGTCGCGCCAGGAGCTCACGTACCTCCTCAGCCGCCTCGCGGTGAAGGACGTCATGAGCGCGGACGTGACGACCGCCCGCCCCAACGAACCGGCGGAGACCGCCGCCCACCGCATGCGCGACGCGAAGCTCGGCGCGCTCCCCGTCGTCGACGACGGCCGCCTCGTCGGGATCGTCACGACCACCGACATGCTCGATGCGCTCGTGCAGATGCTCGAGGCCGCGCGCGGCGCGAGCCGCTCGGAGCCCCGCTGA
- a CDS encoding ABC transporter substrate-binding protein, with protein sequence MACVALAAAAIATAAPPPGGVPVAVLVPDAATTMLGTIAAAWPDAPVVGVDVDRDALDVRTVRYPAPDAAGDAARAAVADGAWAVVCCETEAATTAVADALAGRDALLVSPYGGAVRAAAGRQVVLGLAPAEALRAFVRDAYAEGARAIGVMTPEGLEGDVALEALRGTFAAGDLTLRGVGRYPAGATPLTPEALWVATRLPDVVVAWDDAAGAQAAWRALRARGWNGPVYAPATVLDVPSGPPRGGGPEGEVRLAVPPAAVWTALPAGDPARAWAIDARTVGGGRLGSAPGRSDGARAYDALALVARAAAAGPTDAAALRAATFALGPLDLAAGRYAPTPRTPWAGTAEGTRPARLVAGRLQPR encoded by the coding sequence GTGGCGTGCGTCGCCCTCGCCGCGGCGGCGATCGCGACGGCCGCCCCGCCCCCGGGCGGCGTGCCGGTCGCGGTGCTGGTGCCGGACGCCGCGACGACGATGCTGGGCACGATCGCGGCGGCCTGGCCCGACGCGCCGGTCGTCGGGGTCGACGTCGACCGCGACGCGCTCGACGTCCGCACCGTCCGCTACCCCGCCCCCGACGCCGCCGGCGACGCCGCCCGCGCGGCGGTCGCGGACGGCGCGTGGGCGGTCGTCTGCTGCGAAACCGAGGCCGCCACCACCGCCGTGGCGGACGCCCTCGCCGGCCGCGACGCGCTGCTGGTGTCGCCGTACGGCGGCGCGGTCCGTGCCGCCGCCGGCCGCCAGGTCGTCCTGGGGCTCGCCCCCGCCGAAGCGCTCCGCGCGTTCGTGCGCGACGCGTACGCGGAGGGCGCCCGCGCGATCGGCGTGATGACGCCCGAGGGGCTCGAGGGCGACGTCGCCCTCGAGGCGCTCCGCGGGACCTTCGCCGCGGGGGACCTGACGCTGCGCGGCGTCGGCCGCTACCCCGCCGGCGCGACGCCGCTCACGCCGGAGGCGTTGTGGGTCGCGACGCGCCTTCCCGACGTCGTCGTCGCTTGGGATGACGCCGCCGGCGCGCAGGCCGCCTGGCGGGCGTTGCGGGCGCGGGGCTGGAACGGTCCCGTGTACGCCCCCGCCACGGTGCTGGACGTCCCGTCCGGCCCCCCGCGCGGCGGCGGGCCGGAGGGCGAGGTCCGCCTCGCGGTCCCCCCCGCCGCCGTCTGGACGGCGCTGCCCGCCGGCGACCCCGCCCGAGCATGGGCGATCGACGCCCGCACGGTCGGCGGGGGACGCCTCGGGTCGGCGCCCGGCCGCAGCGACGGCGCGCGGGCGTACGACGCCCTGGCGTTGGTGGCCCGCGCCGCGGCCGCCGGACCGACCGACGCCGCCGCGCTGCGCGCCGCGACGTTCGCGCTCGGTCCGCTCGACCTGGCCGCCGGTCGCTACGCGCCGACCCCGCGCACGCCGTGGGCCGGTACCGCGGAGGGCACCCGGCCGGCAAGGCTGGTGGCCGGTCGCCTGCAACCCCGCTGA
- the prfA gene encoding peptide chain release factor 1: MTDSLHRLETEFEDLERALADPEVLADPARYREASRRYGDLRDTVAAIRRLREVDASLEATRDLVRDPDLADLARDELATLETQRADLDATLRDALAPKDPYDGKDVILEIRAAAGGDEASLFARELLDAYRRYAERRGFVLEMLDASPSGVGGLKEASCEVRGRGAYGALKFESGVHRVQRVPETETQGRIHTSTVTVAVLPEAEAVDVALEPSDYRVDVFRASGPGGQSVNTTDSAVRLTYHPGAADEIVVTCQDGKSQHKNKEKALAVLRARLLERERARADAEAREARLVQIGSGDRSEKVRTYNVPQSRVTDHRIGFTSHDLAGVLGGDFDALVEALRTAEREAGLADAAVPERTGGPA; encoded by the coding sequence ATGACCGATTCGTTGCACCGTCTCGAAACCGAATTCGAGGACCTGGAGCGGGCCCTCGCCGACCCGGAGGTGCTGGCCGACCCGGCCCGCTACCGGGAGGCGTCGCGCCGCTACGGTGACCTCCGCGACACCGTCGCGGCGATCCGCCGGCTCCGCGAGGTCGATGCGTCGCTCGAGGCGACGCGCGACCTGGTCCGCGACCCCGACCTCGCCGACCTCGCCCGCGACGAACTCGCGACGCTGGAGACGCAGCGCGCCGACCTCGACGCGACGCTCCGCGACGCCCTCGCCCCGAAGGATCCCTACGACGGCAAGGACGTCATCCTGGAGATCCGCGCGGCGGCGGGGGGCGACGAAGCGTCGCTGTTCGCGCGGGAGCTGCTGGACGCCTACCGGCGCTACGCCGAACGACGTGGCTTCGTCCTGGAGATGCTCGACGCCTCCCCCAGCGGCGTCGGGGGGCTCAAGGAGGCCTCCTGCGAAGTGCGGGGGCGCGGCGCGTACGGCGCCCTGAAGTTCGAGTCGGGCGTCCACCGCGTCCAACGCGTCCCGGAAACCGAAACGCAGGGCCGCATCCACACCAGCACCGTCACGGTCGCGGTCCTCCCCGAAGCGGAGGCGGTGGACGTCGCGCTGGAACCGTCGGACTACCGCGTCGACGTCTTCCGCGCGTCGGGGCCGGGCGGGCAGTCGGTCAACACCACCGATTCCGCGGTGCGCCTCACCTACCACCCCGGCGCGGCGGACGAGATCGTCGTCACCTGCCAGGACGGCAAGTCGCAACACAAGAACAAGGAGAAGGCGTTGGCGGTCCTGCGCGCCCGCCTGCTGGAGCGCGAGCGGGCGCGCGCCGACGCCGAAGCGCGCGAAGCGCGCCTCGTGCAGATCGGCAGCGGCGACCGCTCGGAGAAGGTCCGGACCTACAACGTCCCGCAGTCGCGCGTCACCGACCACCGCATCGGCTTCACCAGCCACGACCTCGCCGGCGTGCTCGGCGGGGACTTCGACGCCCTCGTCGAGGCGCTCCGCACCGCGGAGCGCGAGGCGGGCCTCGCCGACGCCGCCGTCCCCGAGCGGACCGGTGGCCCGGCGTGA
- a CDS encoding NUDIX hydrolase, producing the protein MARREFVVAAAILLDARGRVLLVGNDWQGRGHVRWTLPGGVVERHESTVDALGREVHEETGLNVTRIEHMAYAVHVEDRRRNDRAISFAFLAEYDGLLNPRDPDGFIVEARFVPADAIRDTIPIPPLREPLIRYLQDRRPGRFFAYAGWDGRGLHVVDAVAPPTGRPGAPSTAGDAPPPADPPSSDVAADVAPGLAPRDPDDD; encoded by the coding sequence GTGGCCCGGCGTGAGTTCGTCGTTGCCGCGGCCATCCTCCTCGATGCGCGAGGACGGGTGCTGCTCGTCGGCAACGACTGGCAAGGACGGGGGCACGTCCGCTGGACGCTGCCCGGCGGGGTGGTCGAACGCCACGAATCGACCGTCGACGCGCTCGGGCGCGAGGTCCACGAGGAGACCGGCCTGAACGTCACGCGCATCGAGCACATGGCGTACGCCGTCCACGTCGAGGACCGCCGGCGCAACGACCGCGCCATCAGTTTCGCGTTCCTCGCGGAGTACGACGGCCTGCTCAACCCCCGCGATCCCGACGGCTTCATCGTCGAGGCGCGCTTCGTGCCCGCCGACGCGATCCGCGACACGATCCCCATCCCACCCCTCCGCGAGCCCCTGATCCGCTACCTGCAGGACCGTCGCCCGGGCCGGTTCTTCGCGTACGCCGGATGGGACGGTCGCGGCCTGCACGTCGTGGACGCCGTCGCACCCCCCACCGGCCGGCCGGGGGCCCCCTCCACGGCCGGCGACGCGCCGCCCCCCGCCGACCCGCCCTCCTCCGACGTCGCCGCCGACGTCGCCCCCGGGCTCGCGCCCCGCGACCCGGACGACGATTGA